The proteins below come from a single Alkalispirillum mobile genomic window:
- a CDS encoding FixH family protein → MTTNRKPDEAQSKPWYKEFWCWFVFAPPILVVPMGLGLVYTAVTNQDPLVIDDHYDTGRATYRNFERELVAYEMGLSARVQVPREGGELQLVLQGKNGEARPDRLNLTLEPRTGADDVTAELELGSDGVYRGQVRAVPNRRYLHLEPVDAGWRITGELDATQMHAEMEPRRDMIPNVQRAADLEY, encoded by the coding sequence ATGACGACCAATCGCAAACCGGACGAGGCGCAGTCCAAGCCCTGGTACAAGGAGTTCTGGTGCTGGTTCGTGTTCGCGCCACCGATCCTGGTGGTACCTATGGGGCTCGGGCTGGTGTACACGGCCGTCACCAACCAGGACCCGCTGGTGATCGACGATCACTACGACACCGGCCGGGCCACTTACCGCAACTTCGAGCGCGAGCTGGTCGCTTACGAAATGGGGCTGAGTGCGCGGGTTCAGGTGCCCCGCGAAGGCGGTGAGCTGCAACTGGTGCTTCAGGGGAAAAACGGTGAGGCGCGCCCCGACCGCCTTAACCTGACCCTCGAGCCGCGCACGGGCGCCGACGACGTGACGGCCGAACTCGAGCTCGGCTCGGACGGGGTCTACCGCGGCCAGGTGCGCGCTGTACCCAACCGGCGCTACCTCCATCTGGAACCGGTAGATGCCGGCTGGCGGATCACGGGCGAACTCGATGCCACGCAAATGCACGCCGAGATGGAGCCGCGACGGGATATGATTCCCAACGTGCAGCGCGCTGCTGACCTGGAGTACTGA